One segment of Anopheles stephensi strain Indian chromosome 3, UCI_ANSTEP_V1.0, whole genome shotgun sequence DNA contains the following:
- the LOC118511961 gene encoding translation initiation factor eIF-2B subunit gamma isoform X1: MGQQEFQAIVLAAGKGTRLPEILEGRPKCLLPIGPYPMIWYPLQLLQRHGFTEVIVIVQESEKSEIQQRLERLQLKLKLDYYSIPTDSECGTADSLRLVSDKIKCDVVVLSCDSVIEVNLYQLLSKFREQDASIQMLLMEGGKDQDVVVPGPKSKYKAEKDIIGYDKTTNKVLFMASASDFEETVKLSGHLLRENPELNISSYLLDAHVYIMKKWVVEYLAVSETLSAVKGELLPHIVKKQMLQPPAVPENDGTSEYTAKPKVDDIFQVSVLYCCCSRCAFRDSSYYFFQFAIYTEMDKKIDKASIFNKEKKATSHPIRCYAFFADSNAFGLRVNNVRSFLQCNLSIFEIFPALTGFTERELVSQTSSIKSTQITKCAVGDMTTISEKTSLNQNVIANGCTIQPKTRINNSVLMDGVTIEENVVIDNCIVGEKAVIKSGSILRNCLIGPHFVVAVDTKKESVYLSNADGFMTID, translated from the exons ATGGGGCAACAGGAATTTCAAGCCATCGTGCTGGCCGCCGGAAAGGGCACGCGATTGCCCGAAATATTGGAGGGACGTCCGAAATGTTTGCTGCCGATTGGTCCGTATCCGATGATTTGGTACCCTTTGCAGCTGCTTCAACGGCACGGCTTTACCG AGGTCATAGTCATAGTGCAAGAGTCGGAAAAGTCTGAAATACAGCAGCGTTTGGAGCGGTTGCAGTTGAAGCTCAAGCTCGATTACTATTCCATACCAACGGATTCCGAATGCGGCACCGCTGATTCGCTGAGGCTTGTTTCGGATAA GATCAAATGCGACGTCGTGGTGCTGTCGTGTGATTCCGTCATCGAAGTGAATCTGTATCAATTGCTTTCCAAGTTTCGGGAGCAGGATGCGTCCATACAGATGCTGTTGATGGAAGGCGGCAAGGATCAGGATGTGGTAGTGCCAGGCCCAAAATCGAAATACAAAGCCGAAAAGGATATTATTGGATACGACAAAACTACAAACAAGGTCCTTTTTATGGCATCGGCTAGCGATTTCGAGGAAACGGTGAAGCTATCCGGTCATCTGTTGCGCGAAAATCCGGAGCTAAACATCTCGTCCTACCTGCTCGATGCCCACGTCTACATCATGAAGAAGTGGGTTGTGGAGTATCTGGCGGTTAGCGAGACGCTTTCGGCGGTGAAAGGTGAGCTGCTGCCACACATAGTTAAAAAGCAAATGCTTCAGCCTCCCGCTGTCCCGGAAAACGATGGCACGTCCGAATACACTGCGAAGCCGAAAGTCGACGATATTTTTCAGGTAAGCGTtctctactgctgctgttccagGTGCGCATTTCGTGATTCGTCCTATTATTTCTTCCAGTTTGCCATCTACACGGAAATGGATAAAAAGATCGATAAAGCTTCTATCTTCAACAAGGAAAAGAAGGCTACCTCTCATCCGATTCGGTGTTACGCTTTCTTTGCCGACTCGAATGCTTTCGGCTTGAGAGTAAATAATGTCCGTTCGTTTCTGCAGTGCAATTTGAGT ATATTTGAGATCTTCCCGGCTTTAACGGGATTCACAGAACGAGAGCTGGTGTCACAAACCAGCTCCATCAAATCTACGCAGATAACCAAGTGCGCCGTCGGTGACATGACAACGATTAGCGAGAAAACTTCGCTCAATCAGAATGTGATTGCGAATGGGTGCACGATTCAACCGAAGACGCGTATTAACAACAGCGTGCTTATGGATGGTGTTACTATAGAAGAGAA TGTCGTCATAGATAACTGCATAGTCGGCGAAAAGGCGGTGATTAAGAGTGGATCCATCCTGAGGAACTGCCTGATCGGACCTCATTTTGTGGTAGCAGTCGACACCAAGAAAGAGAGCGTCTACCTTTCGAACGCGGACGGTTTCATGACGATCGATTga
- the LOC118511961 gene encoding translation initiation factor eIF-2B subunit gamma isoform X2 produces MGQQEFQAIVLAAGKGTRLPEILEGRPKCLLPIGPYPMIWYPLQLLQRHGFTEVIVIVQESEKSEIQQRLERLQLKLKLDYYSIPTDSECGTADSLRLVSDKIKCDVVVLSCDSVIEVNLYQLLSKFREQDASIQMLLMEGGKDQDVVVPGPKSKYKAEKDIIGYDKTTNKVLFMASASDFEETVKLSGHLLRENPELNISSYLLDAHVYIMKKWVVEYLAVSETLSAVKGELLPHIVKKQMLQPPAVPENDGTSEYTAKPKVDDIFQFAIYTEMDKKIDKASIFNKEKKATSHPIRCYAFFADSNAFGLRVNNVRSFLQCNLSIFEIFPALTGFTERELVSQTSSIKSTQITKCAVGDMTTISEKTSLNQNVIANGCTIQPKTRINNSVLMDGVTIEENVVIDNCIVGEKAVIKSGSILRNCLIGPHFVVAVDTKKESVYLSNADGFMTID; encoded by the exons ATGGGGCAACAGGAATTTCAAGCCATCGTGCTGGCCGCCGGAAAGGGCACGCGATTGCCCGAAATATTGGAGGGACGTCCGAAATGTTTGCTGCCGATTGGTCCGTATCCGATGATTTGGTACCCTTTGCAGCTGCTTCAACGGCACGGCTTTACCG AGGTCATAGTCATAGTGCAAGAGTCGGAAAAGTCTGAAATACAGCAGCGTTTGGAGCGGTTGCAGTTGAAGCTCAAGCTCGATTACTATTCCATACCAACGGATTCCGAATGCGGCACCGCTGATTCGCTGAGGCTTGTTTCGGATAA GATCAAATGCGACGTCGTGGTGCTGTCGTGTGATTCCGTCATCGAAGTGAATCTGTATCAATTGCTTTCCAAGTTTCGGGAGCAGGATGCGTCCATACAGATGCTGTTGATGGAAGGCGGCAAGGATCAGGATGTGGTAGTGCCAGGCCCAAAATCGAAATACAAAGCCGAAAAGGATATTATTGGATACGACAAAACTACAAACAAGGTCCTTTTTATGGCATCGGCTAGCGATTTCGAGGAAACGGTGAAGCTATCCGGTCATCTGTTGCGCGAAAATCCGGAGCTAAACATCTCGTCCTACCTGCTCGATGCCCACGTCTACATCATGAAGAAGTGGGTTGTGGAGTATCTGGCGGTTAGCGAGACGCTTTCGGCGGTGAAAGGTGAGCTGCTGCCACACATAGTTAAAAAGCAAATGCTTCAGCCTCCCGCTGTCCCGGAAAACGATGGCACGTCCGAATACACTGCGAAGCCGAAAGTCGACGATATTTTTCAG TTTGCCATCTACACGGAAATGGATAAAAAGATCGATAAAGCTTCTATCTTCAACAAGGAAAAGAAGGCTACCTCTCATCCGATTCGGTGTTACGCTTTCTTTGCCGACTCGAATGCTTTCGGCTTGAGAGTAAATAATGTCCGTTCGTTTCTGCAGTGCAATTTGAGT ATATTTGAGATCTTCCCGGCTTTAACGGGATTCACAGAACGAGAGCTGGTGTCACAAACCAGCTCCATCAAATCTACGCAGATAACCAAGTGCGCCGTCGGTGACATGACAACGATTAGCGAGAAAACTTCGCTCAATCAGAATGTGATTGCGAATGGGTGCACGATTCAACCGAAGACGCGTATTAACAACAGCGTGCTTATGGATGGTGTTACTATAGAAGAGAA TGTCGTCATAGATAACTGCATAGTCGGCGAAAAGGCGGTGATTAAGAGTGGATCCATCCTGAGGAACTGCCTGATCGGACCTCATTTTGTGGTAGCAGTCGACACCAAGAAAGAGAGCGTCTACCTTTCGAACGCGGACGGTTTCATGACGATCGATTga
- the LOC118511955 gene encoding threonylcarbamoyladenosine tRNA methylthiotransferase: MDISCEDIVGDIEDLISFDDPTPAERYLNKKDVTVRAKRAKVRPSRPKEVVACVEKPLLDSVIPETQQIYMKTWGCAHNTSDTEYMAGQLAQYGYNLTNDKDSADLWVLNSCTVKNPSEDTFRNEIEAAHQAGKHVVVAGCVPQAAPRSDYLKGLSVVGVQQIDRVAEVVEETLKGHSVRLLQAKKVDGRKVAGPKLALPKVRKNPLIEVIPINSGCLNACTYCKTKFARADLVSYPVEEIVDRARQVFQEGVCEIWLTSEDTGTYGRDIGSSLPELLWKLVEEIPEGCMMRLGMTNPPYILEHLDEMAKILSHPRVYSFLHIPVQSGSDTILGDMKREYCVKDFERMVDFLRAQVPGITIATDIICGFPGETEADFQDTLALCGKYQFPSLFINQFFPRPGTPAAKMTKVPANEVKTRTKRLTDLFHSYEPYKKYELGSKQTVLVTEISHDRKHYVGHNKFYEQILLPMHNNLLGKQVKVEITGCTKFSMFGKVIQDEREWVNCSKPNAAAGDGNTNTTKLVADSGESKYRTMVAYLFISCSLAIVCKYIFMFFDF; the protein is encoded by the exons ATGGACATCAGCTGCGAAGATATTGTAGGCGATATAGAAGATCTGATATCCTTCGATGATCCCACACCGGCCGAGCGGTACCTGAATAAAAAGGATGTTACGGTGCGAGCCAAACGGGCAAAGGTGCGCCCCAGCCGTCCGAAGGAAGTAGTGGCGTGCGTTGAAAAGCCGCTACTAGACAGCGTTATTCCCGAGACCCAGCAAATCTACATGAAAACATGGGGCTGTGCGCATAACACATCCGACACGGAGTACATGGCCGGCCAGCTGGCACAGTACGGCTATAACCTCACCAACGATAAGGACTCCGCCGATCTGTGGGTTTTGAACAGCTGTACGGTAAAAAACCCTTCGGAAGATACGTTCCGCAATGAAATCGAGGCGGCACACCAGGCGGGAAAGCATGTCGTTGTGGCGGGATGTGTACCGCAGGCCGCACCTAGATCCGACTACCTGAAGGGCTTGAGCGTGGTCGGTGTGCAGCAGATCGATCGTGTGGCCGAAGTGGTGGAGGAAACGCTCAAAGGACACTCGGTTCGCTTGCTGCAGGCGAAGAAAGTGGACGGTCGCAAGGTAGCGGGACCGAAGCTGGCGCTGCCCAAGGTGCGCAAAAATCCGCTTATCGAAGTTATTCCCATCAACTCCGGCTGCCTGAACGCGTGCACCTACTGCAAGACCAAGTTCGCACGGGCCGATCTGGTCAGCTATCCGGTGGAAGAGATAGTGGACCGTGCCCGACAGGTGTTCCAAGAAGGCGTCTGCGAAATATGGCTTACATCGGAAGATACCG GTACATATGGACGGGATATCGGATCGTCGCTGCCGGAGCTGCTGTGGAAATTGGTGGAGGAAATACCGGAAGGATGCATGATGCGACTGGGCATGACCAATCCACCCTACATTCTGGAACATCTGGATGAGATGGCTAAAATCCTGTCCCATCCTCGTGTCTACAGCTTCCTGCACATACCAGTACAAAGTGGGTCGGACACAATCCTGGGAGACATGAAGCGTGAATATTGCGTGAAGGATTTCGAGCGCATGGTCGATTTTCTTAGGGCGCAAGTGCCAGGCATCACAATCGCGACGGACATCATTTGCGGGTTCCCCGGCGAAACGGAAGCTGACTTCCAAGACACGCTTGCTCTGTGCGGAAAGTACCAGTTCCCAAGCCTGTTCATAAATCAGTTCTTTCCACGGCCCGGTACACCAGCGGCTAAAATGACGAAGGTCCCGGCCAACGAGGTAAAAACACGAACCAAGCGGCTAACGGATCTGTTCCATTCGTACGAACCGTACAAGAAATACGAGCTCGGTTCGAAGCAAACCGTACTCGTGACCGAAATCTCGCACGATCGCAAACACTACGTTGGACACAACAAGTTCTACGAGCAAATTCTGCTACCAATGCACAACAACTTGCTCGGGAAACAGGTCAAG GTGGAAATCACCGGATGTACCAAGTTCAGCATGTTCGGTAAGGTGATACAGGACGAGCGTGAATGGGTCAATTGCAGCAAGCCCAACGCCGCCGCTGGCGATGGGAATACGAACACGACGAAACTTGTGGCTGACTCTGGAGAATCGAAGTATCGAACGATGGTTGCCTATCTTTTTATATCGTGCAGTTTGGCGATAGTGTGTAAATacattttcatgttttttgaCTTTTAA
- the LOC118511947 gene encoding DENN domain-containing protein 2A-like: MSHRSPKAPTAADGSNSRVQKITEKFETLITSQQQQPKQQVYTSSPPPHLPAIAAAAAATAVGQQQYQQLQSVQDWPSKGTGSARDNQPLVDEPAAVLRDLEARRGIKRSQAFRRSTSQTSSMNGGNVSRASNVQLIHSESIREALNKPLPEGPPPEKPPRTWGRGLDDGRCTLDGERTADSQQYEDVNMLIEVAFQEPGKNLHDSPSREQISLKQPVSEEHRKRLRRLSRCAELNHYTQQYGTIRLYDAVDKGGGTPVVAECKTADTKGLIEHYNKLSTVEQGKTPAPAPQTLYEYCIVVGYDLMQNKPYVKSRYPRHKQPHKMIEVFVYPDNGALVRNRNQEYCIILTDYPLRLYGFCRRVLPESSEFCIPLTYCLVTKYNEPKVFYKLLEYIESQHGNGRVPELLMEQFYEQKLPEAGDRLALTLPVSFEMRPALRQELPSLPTTMTINRPKDLRLEKTELYDIFKCLGSDGLIHVFESLLLEKMVILFSEHLSLLTSCVQGLLLILYPFQWQHILVTVIPEHLQQMLEAPVPMLAGTLQPVPEELWEGGNTCYVNLDKRTVRPARKEQFSILPSELKKPLRVSLDLVKIFEDSKGLASVLIGGAFVRFFVELFATLDPRTYEKASFLEQFDNPETKLFLNCFLETVMFADFLEHWHVAKLTPKSPAPAVGSSDYTLFNSKIAEKSQTKYWHSATFDEVVANSKHIERKGKTFMSKVKGLMKKS, from the exons ATGTCGCACAGGTCTCCCAAAGCGCCAACTGCCGCCGATGGAAGCAATAGCAGAGTGCAGAAAATTACGGAAAAGTTCGAAACGCTCATAAcatcgcaacagcagcagccgaagcAACAGGTGTATACATCATCTCCACCTCCTCATCTTCCTGcaatcgctgctgctgctgctgccactgctgttGGCCAACAGCAATATCAGCAGCTACAATCCGTCCAAGATTGGCCATCGAAGGGAACAGGTTCGGCGCGCGATAACCAACCGCTTGTCGATGAACCAGCCGCTGTGTTGCGAGATTTAGAGGCTAGGCGAGGCATCAAGCGGTCTCAAGCATTTCGCCGAAGCACTTCACAAACGAGTTCGATGAACGGTGGCAATGTGTCACGCGCCTCGAACGTGCAGCTTATCCACTCTGAAAGCATACGCGAAGCACTGAACAAACCGCTGCCGGAAGGGCCTCCACCCGAGAAGCCGCCACGAACATGGGGACGCGGTTTGGACGATGGCCGGTGCACGCTGGACGGCGAACGGACGGCAGACTCGCAGCAATACGAGGACGTGAACATGTTGATCGAAGTCGCATTTCAGGAGCCGGGCAAGAACCTTCATGATTCACCGTCCCGCGAACAAATTTCCCTGAAGCAGCCCGTCAGTGAAGAGCATCGCAAGCGGTTACGCAGATTGTCTCGATGTGCCGAACTGAACCATTACACGCAGCAGTATGGGACAATCCGCTTGTATGATGCGGTAGATAAGGGAGGTGGTACCCCCGTAGTCGCGGAGTGTAAAACGGCCGATACCAAAGGATTGATCGAACACTACAATAAGTTGAGCACTGTCGAACAGGGTAAGACTCCTGCGCCCGCGCCGCAAACGCTGTACGAGTACTGCATAGTGGTTGGGTACGATTTGATGCAAAACAAACCGTACGTTAAGAGCCGGTATCCGCGGCACAAGCAGCCACACAAAATGATCGAGGTGTTCGTGTATCCCGACAATGGCGCACTGGTGAGAAACCGTAATCAGGAGTACTGTATCATACTTACCGACTATCCGCTACGGTTGTACGGCTTCTGCAGACGGGTGCTGCCAGAGTCGTCCGAGTTCTGTATCCCACTCACGTACTGCCTTGTAACGAAGTACAACGAGCCGAAAGTATTTTATAAGCTGCTAGAGTACATCGAAAGCCAGCACGGCAATGGTCGCGTGCCGGAGCTGCTAATGGAACAGTTTTACGAACAGAAGCTGCCGGAGGCGGGCGACCGGTTGGCGCTGACGCTGCCGGTCAGCTTCGAGATGCGGCCCGCGCTCCGGCAGGAGCTGCCGTCACTGCCGACCACCATGACAATCAACCGTCCCAAAGATTTACGCTTAGAGAAAACGGAACTGTACGATATTTTCAAGTGCCTCGGATCGGACGGACTGATCCACGTGTTCGAAAGCTTGCTCCTCGAAAAAATGGTGATATTATTCAGCGAACATTTGTCCCTGCTGACGTCTTGCGTGCAAGGCCTACTGTTAATACTCTACCCATTCCAATGGCAGCACATACTGGTCACGGTCATTCCCGAACACCTGCAGCAAATGCTCGAAGCGCCCGTACCCATGCTTGCCGGCACGTTGCAACCCGTGCCGGAAGAGCTGTGGGAAGGTGGCAACACGTGCTACGTGAACCTGGACAAGCGCACCGTGCGTCCGGCTAGGAAGGAACAGTTTTCCATCCTACCGAGCGAACTAAAGAAACCGTTGCGGGTTTCGTTGGATCTTGTAAAAATATTCGAAGATTCCAAGGGACTGGCGAGCGTTCTGATCGGTGGTGCATTTGTCCGGTTTTTTGTAGAACTATTCGCTACCCTGGATCCGCGGACATACGAG AAAGCATCATTTTTGGAGCAGTTTGACAATCCGGAAACGAAACTGTTTCTAAACTGTTTTCTGGAAACGGTGATGTTTGCCGACTTTCTGGAACATTGGCATGTCGCGAAACTGACACCGAAATCACCGGCACCGGCTGTTGGCAGCTCCGACTACACGCTGTTTAACTCGAAAATTGCGGAAAAATCGCAAACCAAGTACTGGCATTCGGCCACGTTCGACGAGGTGGTAGCCAACTCGAAACATATCGAACGAAAGGGGAAAACCTTCATGTCCAAAGTGAAGGGTTTGATGAAAAAATCATGA